CTTCACCCAGGCTGCACTCGGAGCAGACATTATGGTTGATACCCTTTACGGCAAGGTCAAAATGAATATTCCATCAGGGACCCAGACACATTCCGTATTCAGGCTCAAAGATAAAGGCATACAGCGCCTGCAAGGCCACGGCAAGGGTGACCAGCTCGTAAGGGTAATAATCAGGACTCCAACAAAACTCACTCAGGAACAAAAAGACCTTCTTCATCAGTTCGAATACCTGAGCAATGGGAAGAAGCCCGAAGCAGAGGAAAGGAGCAGATCTGATAAGCAGAAAAGCGAAAAACCCAGGAAAAGCAAGGGACTTTTCGAAAAGGTAAAAGATGCCTTTGAAAGTTGACTATAATACCTCTGGCTCCAATATTAGCCGGTTCTCCGGTATTTTCTCAGGCTTCTATTCTTTTTCCCTTTTCACCTTTTTTTGATTATAATTCTTCATACAGGATTCTTTTTTATTTAGATTCTTTTCTTTAAAGGAAGTTTGAAAAACATTTATATACACCTCTTTAATTCTATGCCTAGGAACCATAGTTATTTCGCAAAAGCATAGGCTTGAGAAATTCTGGTCTGCAAAACGTTTAATTTCCAGAGATGATCAACACGCTGAGAAACTTTGCTTTAATTTATCATCATGTATCGGGAATCAATTTGAATCCAGGTATTAAGCGCGGTATCTTCTTTATATTCAATTTAGCGTTACTTTCTTTAGTTTTAATTAGTTCTGGATTGACTGCTTTTACTGCGGCTATCTTCTGTTATAGTTATTTTTACTTTTCCCGGTATTATACCGTTCAGTCCTATGCTGGTTGCTTCTCGTTCAGGAATCCGTGCAGTGGCGGGTTCATTGATAACAGTTTTTTTGAAGGTGTTCTATGAAAGCTGTAATTATTGGTGCAGGGGAAGTGGGCTACCATATTGCAAAAGCCCTCTCTCCTAAAAATGATGTGGTAATTATAGATAAAGATGAAGAAGCAGCAAAAAGAGCTGACGAACTTGACGTGCTCGTAATTGAAGGAAACGGAGCAAACGCAGAGATCCTTTCAAGAGTTCTGCAGAATGCTGATCTTCTTGTAGCTGTTACCGGGGTTGATGAGGTTAACATTGTCGCCTGTATGACAGCAAAACTGATTATGAAAAATAAAAACGGCTGGAAAGATACAAAGACCATAGCAAGGGTCAGTAACCCCGATTACATAGACTCTCCGGTTACATCAAGAGCCCAGGTCGGCGTTGACCTTATGATCTGCCCGGAACTTGCGCTTGCTTCTGAAGTTGCCGATATACTCTCAAGTCCCTCCGCAATAGATGCGGAAATGTTTGCCGAAGGAAAGGTAAGGATGACTGAGTTTGCAATAAGTCCTGAAAGCAAACTTGTAGGAAAACATATGCAGGACCTCAAGCTTGCCGACTGCTGCATTGTCAGCGCGGTTTTCAGGGAAGACCAGATAATAATTCCCCATGGAGACGACCTGATCAAAGCAAACGACCATATGGTAGTTGTGGGCAAGCCGGAGTCCATGGAAGATCTTGAGAGCGTCTTCGGAAGTAAGGTGTCTCATAGAACCAGAATTCTCCT
This window of the Methanosarcina mazei S-6 genome carries:
- the trkA gene encoding Trk system potassium transporter TrkA, whose product is MKAVIIGAGEVGYHIAKALSPKNDVVIIDKDEEAAKRADELDVLVIEGNGANAEILSRVLQNADLLVAVTGVDEVNIVACMTAKLIMKNKNGWKDTKTIARVSNPDYIDSPVTSRAQVGVDLMICPELALASEVADILSSPSAIDAEMFAEGKVRMTEFAISPESKLVGKHMQDLKLADCCIVSAVFREDQIIIPHGDDLIKANDHMVVVGKPESMEDLESVFGSKVSHRTRILLIGCGIVGMYLAKLIDKEENADLRIIEHSKSRCIEVAEILENALVLNGDGTDVSLLREENIEDMDVVVAVTDSDEKNLLCSLLAKQLGAKKVIARADRSDYLPLFEMVGIDMAVSPREATVNEVLKLTMGRGIQTLTTIEGERAEIIEYTASEKSRIVGKPLNKVKFPKGALINMVVRGKETIIPRGDFIVNEGDRVVIFSMASAASEVEKYFK